The Bombus pascuorum chromosome 11, iyBomPasc1.1, whole genome shotgun sequence genome has a window encoding:
- the LOC132912290 gene encoding STAM-binding protein — MSKETSEIKSVSAKHPWKNVGISDPRARLKNLSDYASTVEMDRNIPPQRYYRSGVEMIRMADMCMKDNNLEYAYILYVKFITIFVEKIRNHPQFDTVSLKDKEHNQQTLRKVLPKAEELKKQLLEQYQTELNKYLEDVKEREKIEKERLKQEELEKLREEEERKNKLAALAAVKAAEAAMVASVTSPEDAKLKKISSIPSRPLVSPSSDITAQTSKEKPTIDRSTKPSLLCDSFTLRDIVLPTKLMQNFLMLAFSNTMNNKETCGILAGKLERNKLIVTHLLIPEQTGSPDSCVTYNEEDIFDYQDQHNLITLGWIHTHPTQTAFLSSVDLHTHCAYQLMMAEAIAIVCAPKYDETGFFILTPEYGLEFIANCRETGFHPHPTDPPLYTKAKHCKLDVTAVIEVVDLRRK; from the exons atgagcAAGGAAACGTCAGAGATCAAAAGTGTCAGTGCCAAACATCCTTGGAAGAATGTTGGCATATCAGATCCACGAGCACGGTTGAAGAATCTTTCGGATTATGCTTCCACAGTAGAAATGGACCGCAACATTCCACCTCAAAG ATATTATCGTTCTGGTGTAGAGATGATTAGGATGGCAGATATGTGCATGAAAGATAATAATCTtgaatatgcatatattttatacgtcaaATTCATAAC aatttttgttgaaaaaataagaaatcatCCACAATTTGACACAGTATCATTAAAAGATAAGGAGCATAATCAACAAACATTACGTAAAGTACTCCCTAAGGCtgaagaattaaagaaacaattatTAGAACAATATCAAACAGAATTAAATAAGTATCTGGAAGatgtaaaagaaagagaaaaaattgaaaaggaaagactgaaacaagaagaattagaaaa GTtgagagaagaggaagaaagaaagaacaaattAGCTGCACTAGCAGCTGTTAAAGCAGCAGAAGCTGCTATGGTTGCAAGTGTAACATCTCCTGAAGATGCCAAGCTTAAAAAAATTTCCAGTATACCATCAAGACCATTAGTAAGTCCATCTAGTGATATAACTGCACAAACATCTAAAGAGAA accCACTATAGATCGCTCAACAAAACCTTCTTTGCTTTGTGACAGTTTTACTTTAAGAGACATAGTACTGCCAACTAAATTAATGCAAAACTTCCTCATGTTGGCATTCTCTAACACCatgaataataaagaaacttGTGGTATATTAGCAGGcaaattagaaagaaataaattaattgttactCATTTATTAATTCCTGAACAAACTGGATCCCCAGATTCCTGTGTAACATATAATGAAGaagatatatttgattatCAGGATCAACATAATTTGATTACTCTTGGTTGGatacat ACACATCCTACACAGACTGCCTTTCTATCTAGTGTTGATCTTCATACACATTGTGCATATCAACTTATGATGGCTGAAGCCATTGCCATTGTTTGTGCTCCTAAATACGATGA aaCAGGATTTTTCATTCTAACTCCAGAATATGGTTTAGAATTTATTGCCAATTGCAGAGAAACTGGATTTCATCCGCATCCAACAGATCCTCCACTATACACG aaaGCAAAACACTGTAAGTTGGATGTAACTGCAGTGATAGAAGTAGTGGACCTAAGAAGAAAATGA
- the LOC132912308 gene encoding DNA excision repair protein ERCC-1, with product MEEEDKNNDEISPPKQAKVDSFQSAFSELKKSEFFSEPLPGPSKVTSASKFNTLLVSLKQKGNPLLKFITNVPWEFSEIVPDYVMGKTTCALFLSIRYHQLNPDYIHERLKALGNMYNLRVLLVQVDVAEPHHALKHLTRICILADLTLMLAWNAEDAGKIIETYKIYENKPPDAIMERSDTAPYQKLMNALTTIRSVNKTDATTLLSTFGTLSDLVQAPSNILALCPGIGIQKAERIHKTLHEQFLRPSKSVK from the exons ATGGAAGAGGAAGATAAAAACAATGATGAAATTTCTCCACCTAAACAAGCTAAGGTTGATTCTTTCCAAA GTGCATTTAGCGAATTAAAGAAATCAGAATTTTTCAGTGAACCATTACCTGGTCCTTCTAAAGTTACGAGTGCCtcaaaatttaatacactGTTAGTCAGTTTAAAACAA aAAGGAAATccattattgaaatttataactaATGTTCCTTgggaattttctgaaattgtaCCAGATTATGTTATGGGAAAAACTACTTGTGCTCTTTTCTTATCGATACGTTATCATCAACTTAATCCTGACTATATTCATGAACGCTTGAAGGCCTTAGGAAACATGTATAATCTAAGAGTGCTTTTAGTACAg gTAGATGTGGCAGAGCCTCATCATGCTTTGAAACATTTAACAAGAATTTGCATTCTGGCAGATTTAACGCTAATGTTGGCTTGGAATGCAGAAGATGCAGgcaaaattattgaaacatacaagatttatgaaaataagcCACCTGATGCAATAATGGAACGAAGTGATACAGCACCATATCAAAAG TTAATGAATGCTTTGACAACAATTCGATCAGTCAATAAAACAGATGCCACAACTCTTTTATCAACCTTTGGTACATTAAGTGATCTGGTACAAGCACCATCAAATATACTTGCTCTTTGTCCTGGTATTGGGATACAAAAAGCAGAAAGAATCCATAAAACGTTGCatgaacaatttttacgtCCTTCAAAGTCtgtaaaataa